The following are encoded in a window of Dama dama isolate Ldn47 chromosome 17, ASM3311817v1, whole genome shotgun sequence genomic DNA:
- the LOC133071793 gene encoding copper transport protein ATOX1-like, producing MPKRERSGDVTREGCSNAVARVVNKLGGVQFDIDLPNKKVCISSEHGVDALLETLGKTGKAVSYLGPK from the coding sequence ATGCCAAAGCGTGAGCGCTCCGGGGATGTGACCCGTGAAGGCTGCTCTAACGCAGTCGCTCGAGTCGTCAACAAGCTAGGAGGAGTTCAGTTTGACATTGACCTGCCCAACAAAAAGGTCTGCATCAGCTCTGAGCACGGCGTGGACGCTTTGCTGGAGACCCTGGGGAAAACAGGAAAGGCTGTCTCCTACCTTGGCCCCAAGTAG